A section of the Castanea sativa cultivar Marrone di Chiusa Pesio chromosome 12, ASM4071231v1 genome encodes:
- the LOC142620502 gene encoding uncharacterized protein LOC142620502: MIKGEISNELLARFMQIPREKNEQADRLAKVASTEYMFVPNQVLSFVQYSLTIDKVAVQVIPIGTNWTTPIISYLRNGTLTKDHNASRKLKVQSSRFMLIRDVLYKRGFSHPYLRCLVLAEVDYVVREDHEGMCGNHLEARSLVHKLIQAGYY; encoded by the coding sequence ATGATCAAAGGAGAGATAAGCAATGAGCTCTTGGCCAGGTTTATGCAAATTCCAAGGGAAAAGAATGAACAAGCGGACCGTTTGGCCAAAGTTGCATCTACAGAGTATATGTTTGTCCCTAATCAAGTACTATCCTTTGTCCAATATTCTCTTACCATTGACAAAGTAGCGGTACAGGTGATCCCCATTGGAACCAACTGGACTACACCAATCATATCCTACCTCAGGAACGGGACGCTCACAAAAGACCACAATGCTTCCCGTAAATTGAAGGTACAGTCGTCACGTTTCATGCTAATTAGGGATGTCCTTTACAAGAGGGGCTTCTCTCATCCATATCTGAGATGCCTAGTCCTCGCAGAAGTAGACTATGTCGTGAGAGAAGACCATGAAGGAATGTGTGGGAACCACTTGGAGGCACGCTCGCTTGTCCATAAGCTGATACAAGCAGGATACTATTGA
- the LOC142618366 gene encoding F-box protein 7 isoform X1 — translation MASDFALSVPPELESALRLKTVQYFVTKRPWLDLYGINVRPVAPFGSVSSKPYVESALLHRCLPDELLFEVFARMTPHDLGRASCVCRKWRYTIRNPVFWRNACLKAWQLSGVVENFKILQSKYEGSWRKMWLLRPRVRTDGIYVSRNTYIRAGVAEWKITNPVHLVCYFRYMKFFPSGRFLYKNSSQKVKDVAKCMNFRASSTDCVFKGHYTLSDNQVEAAVLYPGLRPTVLRIRLRLRGTTVGANNRMDLLSLVTSGVNDSEINDPDEDILEVVEGWQDDESHNPDVPAVSHRRGMMPFVFVPFHEVETTVLNLPVEKMDYFVPG, via the exons ATGGCTTCAG ATTTTGCGTTATCAGTTCCTCCTGAACTTGAATCAGCTTTGCGGTTGAAGACGGTTCAGTACTTTGTAAcaaaaaggccttggcttg ATCTCTATGGAATTAATGTTAGGCCTGTTGCACCATTTGGAAGTGTTAGTAGCAAACCATATGTTGAGTCAGCATTATTACATCGCTGTTTGCCCGATGAACTTCTCTTTGAG GTTTTCGCAAGAATGACTCCACATGACTTAGGAAGGGCATCTTGTGTTTGTCGGAAATGGAGGTACACAATTCGTAACCCTGTGTTTTGGCGCAATGCATGCTTGAAGGCTTGGCAG CTCTCTGGAGTggtggaaaattttaaaattttgcagtCAAAATATGAGGGATCATGGAGGAAAATGTGGCTTTTAAGACCAAGGGTCCGTACAGATG GTATTTATGTGAGCAGGAATACCTATATTCGTGCCGGAGTTGCAGAGTGGAAGATCACCAATCCAGTCCATTTG GTATGCTATTTCCGTTACATGAAATTTTTTCCATCTGGCAGATTTCTCTACAAG AATTCTTCGCAAAAGGTCAAAGATGTGGCAAAATGCATGAACTTTCGAGCATCTTCAACTGACTGTGTTTTTAAAGGCCATTACACATTGTCTGATAACCAG GTTGAAGCTGCTGTTTTGTATCCTGGCTTGCGTCCTACTGTGTTAAGAATCCGCTTAAG GTTAAGAGGAACAACTGTAGGGGCTAACAATCGGATGGATCTACTCTCACTTGTTACTAGTGGTGTGAATGATAGTGAGATTAATGACCCTGATGAGGACATCCTTGAGGTGGTTGAAGGGTGGCAGGATGATGAATCACACAACCCAGATGTGCCTGCAGTCTCACACCGGAGGGGCATGATGCCTTTTGTCTTTGTTCCATTTCATGAG GTGGAAACTACAGTTTTGAATCTGCCTGTGGAGAAGATGGATTATTTTGTCCCTGGTTGA
- the LOC142618366 gene encoding F-box protein 7 isoform X2 → MASDFALSVPPELESALRLKTVQYFVTKRPWLDLYGINVRPVAPFGSVSSKPYVESALLHRCLPDELLFEVFARMTPHDLGRASCVCRKWRYTIRNPVFWRNACLKAWQLSGVVENFKILQSKYEGSWRKMWLLRPRVRTDGIYVSRNTYIRAGVAEWKITNPVHLNSSQKVKDVAKCMNFRASSTDCVFKGHYTLSDNQVEAAVLYPGLRPTVLRIRLRLRGTTVGANNRMDLLSLVTSGVNDSEINDPDEDILEVVEGWQDDESHNPDVPAVSHRRGMMPFVFVPFHEVETTVLNLPVEKMDYFVPG, encoded by the exons ATGGCTTCAG ATTTTGCGTTATCAGTTCCTCCTGAACTTGAATCAGCTTTGCGGTTGAAGACGGTTCAGTACTTTGTAAcaaaaaggccttggcttg ATCTCTATGGAATTAATGTTAGGCCTGTTGCACCATTTGGAAGTGTTAGTAGCAAACCATATGTTGAGTCAGCATTATTACATCGCTGTTTGCCCGATGAACTTCTCTTTGAG GTTTTCGCAAGAATGACTCCACATGACTTAGGAAGGGCATCTTGTGTTTGTCGGAAATGGAGGTACACAATTCGTAACCCTGTGTTTTGGCGCAATGCATGCTTGAAGGCTTGGCAG CTCTCTGGAGTggtggaaaattttaaaattttgcagtCAAAATATGAGGGATCATGGAGGAAAATGTGGCTTTTAAGACCAAGGGTCCGTACAGATG GTATTTATGTGAGCAGGAATACCTATATTCGTGCCGGAGTTGCAGAGTGGAAGATCACCAATCCAGTCCATTTG AATTCTTCGCAAAAGGTCAAAGATGTGGCAAAATGCATGAACTTTCGAGCATCTTCAACTGACTGTGTTTTTAAAGGCCATTACACATTGTCTGATAACCAG GTTGAAGCTGCTGTTTTGTATCCTGGCTTGCGTCCTACTGTGTTAAGAATCCGCTTAAG GTTAAGAGGAACAACTGTAGGGGCTAACAATCGGATGGATCTACTCTCACTTGTTACTAGTGGTGTGAATGATAGTGAGATTAATGACCCTGATGAGGACATCCTTGAGGTGGTTGAAGGGTGGCAGGATGATGAATCACACAACCCAGATGTGCCTGCAGTCTCACACCGGAGGGGCATGATGCCTTTTGTCTTTGTTCCATTTCATGAG GTGGAAACTACAGTTTTGAATCTGCCTGTGGAGAAGATGGATTATTTTGTCCCTGGTTGA
- the LOC142618832 gene encoding acetyltransferase At1g77540, with product MKAVAINSKKKLRTHAETEMIASTTISGTGSGGAEVPKIVWNETQHRFETEDKKAYIEYVMRDNGKVMDIVHTFVPSSKRGLGLASHLCVAAFNHAKSHSLSVIPTCSYVSDTFLPKNPTWNSLLYSEDLKSNI from the exons aTGAAAGCAGTGGCTattaacagtaaaaaaaaactccGAACACACGCAGAAACAGAGATGATAGCAAGCACAACCATTTCGGGAACAGGAAGCGGTGGTGCAGAGGTTCCAAAAATCGTGTGGAACGAAACCCAGCACAGGTTCGAGACTGAAGACAAGAAAGCGTACATAGAGTACGTGATGAGAGATAATGGGAAAGTGATGGACATAGTCCACACCTTCGTACCATCTTCCAAGAGAGGCTTAGGCTTGGCTTCTCATCTCTGCGTTGCTGCCTTCAACCACGCCAAATCTCATTCCTTATCAGTCATACCCACCTGCTCTTACGTCTCT GACACTTTTCTTCCAAAGAATCCAACTTGGAATTCTCTTTTGTACTCGGAGGATCTCAAGTCCAATATATGA